DNA from Drosophila gunungcola strain Sukarami chromosome 3L unlocalized genomic scaffold, Dgunungcola_SK_2 000002F, whole genome shotgun sequence:
aatatttgtattcgaTCGCAACGCAGCTCAGATTGGTACCGACATAAGTGGGCTTCATTCTTAAAAAGTTTAGTGCCTCTGCCAGACGCTTTTACAATGCAATTGTTGGCTTggatatatttattaagttggTTTTTACCGTGGGTTAAAAGTGCCTATGATGTTGTCGAGCCCACAGTTGGGCAAAATATTACGGAATATCTGCATGCACGCCAGAAAAGACACCAATTGATCTACAGAAATGGAGGAACCATCCGTTTGGTAGTGGGTGCCGTGATGTCCACCCAACTTGAGGATCCCGTGGTCTGGCGCAGCATGGTTTACTACTATGTTCTGCACTTTGGAGCATTTACCCTACCATCAGCGCCATTGTATCCGTGGGACAAATGGGAGACGATCTACGCTCGATCGCTTCAGGAGAAGATCAGGAGCTTGGATGAATCCCACGAGGACGACACTCGAACATTTGCTTATGCTGCTTTGGAGAACTACATGGACCAAGTCAGTGGATCGGTGGGTCGTGGTCGTCAGTGCTTGTTGCGAGGGATTTGCGAAAATGCCCAGGTTCATCATCACCATGGAATCATGGCGGAGTTACTAAACGTTCTGCTAACGTAAGTTGGAATTTTCgactttttaaaagtaatttaaactATTAATCATATCTTTGTAGACCTGGTAAAACGCGTTTGAATTTGGCCTATACAGAAGCCTTATCAGCTGGAAAAGCTGGGATCAATTGTTTTTCTCACTTTCCGGATTGTCCAAGAGGTGAAAGTATCTTGGATGCTTATTCTGTAGATTTGGATTATTAAGAAGAGTAGTTTctggaaatataaaaaaaataaaatattcaattatattaataaaataaatattaatgaagcAAAATAGGagatacaattaaaaaaatgatgtgttttattttcttactAATCTTATAATGTTATGTGCTAAGAAAATACAAATCCAATTTACTAAAACGAAAGTTAAACCAATAAATCTTGTTAATATAGCATTAATATCAACAGCGAAGACTCGTTAACCTTACAATAATCACAACGCCCCTAACCATCTTGGAGCTTTGATGCATTTTTAACACTAATTGCAAGTGACTCGCGTCCTTGTCACAGCCACGCCCTCTCAAACTCCTCCAACCTGGGGCTTTCTCCTCTCGAAACCAGAAACATGAGTGCATCCCAGCATCCCCCAGCTTCGCGGGCAAAAATCCGTTAACATTAATGGCTTGTGGCTTGTGAAACTTGGGCTTGGAAAGCGGTGCAGCGAAAGCCAACACACGACCGCCATTTTGTCAACAATGGCGtcaattaaatggaaaatgcaGCACCACCAACAACCGCCAAGCTTCAAGCTGCAAGAACAGCAACAGCGAAAGACAATAAATGCGTCTTAAGTGGCACATTAGGCTTGCAGACGCTGACGGGCTGAGAAGAGAATGGGGTTTTTACAGGGTGTAGCTGGTgccatttcaaaatttattcatatatCGTTTGCTAGTTGAACTCtgtacattaaaaaaaatacttcttttcaaatttgtttcatGTTTTATACAACTTGTATTTCatgataaaaaaatcatttgaattttatttagctCTAAAACAAATTCCATTAAGatataagaaataaaagtCATTAAATATAAGGTATTATTgcaattttagaaatttttgaaaagtcGGAGCTAGGATTGGCTTAGTTTGGGTTTTAAAACCACATTAAGGATATTGATAAATCGGAATTGAAAGCACCCTGTTGCGAATGTCTAGCTCGTGGCTCAGCTGCGCCTTGTGTGCACAGCTAATTCAAATGCGATTATGACAACGCGAACAAGGAAGGAGCTAAGCGGCGGAAAAGACAAGGAGAAGGGGATGAGAGCGGGGAGAAAGCGGGATGACAGTGGGATGAAGGAACTATGCAAAGTGCAGTTGGCGCAGGCAAAGGGGCGGCTTGGGGGAGGCCTGCACAACTTTGCGGTGTTTGAACTTGTGATGGTGCAGAGCAATAGGTAACTAATGTCTGCGGCTGCCATGTTTATGCGGCAACAATATCGTGATACCGaaatattgattattttaCTGTTCAAGAacaatttttcagaaaaaGGGGAAAGTCATGGTATGAAGTGATTACCAGAACATAAATGTTTTAGCTCAACTTGGTATAAGTGTCATACGTGgctttaatttattacatttttataattcagctgaaaatatttacaaatatgattttttgacTCCCTAACATACGGTGCGTATGATTAATATTTGGTCGCCTATTTGGATTAAATGTTTCAACATGTTTTagctaaacttttttttccaatattttctttaagctTATTGAATATTGCTCGATCTGGTATACTTGGATGTTCAAACCATCATGCATCCGGTACGCCTGGAACGATGTGCACACATGCTCATCCTCGAGCCGAGTCAACACAGTTTCCTGCCCCTCAGACATGCTTCCGTGCATTTCCGCCCCAAATTATGCAGCAAGAACAAGCAAAATCCAACATCATGACAAGACCCATTAGACATGCACTTTGATTTGGTTGAAAACTTTATTGCGGATACCTATTCTCTTCCGTACTTCACAGGAATCCGCAGCATCAGCTCCAGTAGCAGTAAATCAATCATCTTCCACAATCAACAGCCCGTCGAGGAAGTTGAGACCCCGAGGACAGGACTTGTACAGACCCAGGCAATTGGCTCCAGCCCTGCCGGCGGCAAAAGCCTCATGGTAGGAATTATCCAAATCCGCTTTTCCGGGACTAAAATGATAAAATTTTACAGGATTTAAATAGTAAGTCTAAGtaaaaatttgtcaaaatctttaaaaattgttggcaatttataaaatgttgtttccttaaaaaaatatacatttttttaatccaACAATTAAGACTTtctttaaatggttttaaaattactattgctttatataatttaaataatactaaataaaataacgaaatattcaattagatattttgttttctatataAGGCATACATTTTGGgtatatgatttttaaatattccctCGTGTAACTTTCTTTAAtaacacctttttttttaatcttctaTAGAATTTCGCTCACCTGAGTATAATATCCATAATTTCCGAAAACACACCGATGTGGTGATGTATCTGGGCATTCTCGCAGATCGACCGTAGTAGGCATTGCCTGCCCATTGAAAGGTTATTGTTCCTTCTGCCGATGTACTCCTCCAGAGCAGTGTAAACCAAGAGTCTGGCATCGTCTGCATATCGCACTCCGCCATTGGCCGTTTGCCGCTCGATGTTCCGCCGCATTTGCGTCAAGGATCGGGCGAAGGTGCCCTCCCACTTATCCCACGGCCAGATGGGTGAGGTGGGCAGGGAGTAGGAGCCACCTTGCAGCGTAAAGGAGAGCACACAGGATCGAAAGGTGACCTTGTCCTCCAGGGGAATCGGCAACGAAGGACCAATGCTGAACTTCATGGACCCACTATTCTGGTAGATCAGCCATCGCTTCTGTCGATGTCCCATGAACTCCGTGAGGTTTCGAGAGCTCAATCCACGTGATGGCAGGGTGAGTAGACCCACAACCAAGAGCAGACCCGTTGTCCACTTCATTCTTCCAACGACTAACTGCAAATGTAGGCGTCACAGCTTCAATTCGGTTTGAAATCTTCCGTAAATTAAGTGAGCCGTCATCTCTGGATGACAAGTGAAAATTTCGGAGACTCAAACATTTGGCCAGGCAATTAGCATTATGAATGTGACAAGAATTGGTTTACACTGATAAACGAATTTAGAGAAAtattgaacaaaaaatttaagggCTAAGTTAAATCAACAcctttaattatataattatatatataatttattttagttataaGTTCCTTAATGCCATTAatcattataaattaaaattattaaaaattaaaaaatataggaaaatttaatatttaaacttcaaacagaaaaataatttcggaaaatgaaactgaacagaatatttaaagttgtttacttttattttattaatctgaGAAAATAACAGGCATTAAGAAATACTGAACAAATAAAATCTAACACaagcttaatttaatttttttatatggtaaacaatattttttcagGTGTGGCCAgttgcttttggttttttatttgcacacGTGAGTGGATCACTGAGTGGACAACAGCAACCTTTTTGGGTTCGGCCCAAATGAAGTGACCCAAACAGCCGAGATCAAGATGAAAGGTTACCAAAATATATGGGAAAAGAGCCACTTAGAAGACCATTAAAAGGCGGGGAATCTTCGCACACAATCAGCTTGCAGAGCGATGAAACGAAAAAtgttttgcaaattatttagACAAATAGTGGAAGTGGCACCAACCGCTGCCCCACCGCCCCAGGCGGAGATAATATCCTTTTTCGGGTTGTTTTGTGATTTGTCGACGTGGCCGGAAATGAAAAGCAAATAGCTgtagcaacagcagcaagcaaataaatttgtttaaataacagcagtggcagtggcaataacaacagcagcaacaatcggcaaacagcaaacagagCTGCAAACCACAAAGATGAAGGAAGGAGAGAATAGATTCAGAACCGCAGTGGCACACACACAATTGGTTACACGATACAAAAAACCCATGTGGGTTGACATGTCTGACCAAATCACAATGCAGCGCAACTTTTTCAGCTCCCAACTCCTTTTATTTCCCACCCATCCACCTGCCCCTCGGACATTTCCGTTTTCTGGGAACAACAAGCGGATCGcataagaaataaattcatGTCTGACAATTTGAATGATTTATAGAAAATGCGTGCAGACGAAATTTTCACATGggcaaaaaataacaactcaGACCTATGCGTAGgcgtaaataaaaaaaatcaacaaaaatacctaccaattttttgcaataaacCTAAGTACTATGCACGTATTAAGCTTTGTGTCATTCATATGCCAGACTCCTTGAAATCTACCAGTCattgttgatatttttgtaTGGAAAGTGACTGTGTTAGCTATTctaagcattttaaaattagatttttcatAGATACAacgaataaaagaaaaacaaaatattttgtcaaaCAAACGGATTTTATTTGTccaacttttaattttattactttttttttaaactaaaaagataatttataaggaatttatttaaaatttataatttggaGTTGCTGATATTGTAGATTTCATTTACAaaactaaagtttttaaaccaaaatgaataagtcattagaaaaaaaGATAACTTATTAACAAGTTATCTAAAATGTATAACTTGGAGTGTTTATATTGTaggttttatttcaaaaattatagttttaaaccAAAATGATAGACAGTGAATTTTGTTGCCTTATTGCTTCGATTGCAAATGCCCCAAAATGGAAACCTTAAGACCCTCTGTTCCTCTGCATTACATAAAAGTAGAAAGTAGTCCTGATTTATTGGTGCATATGTGCTTCTGTTTGCAATAGTTTTGCCAAAAGCTTGTTTCATTGCAACATCGCCGTATCTCATACTCTGTCATATGACATTGCACATGTTTTTTCCCAGCTGTCTTTCCATATTTTTACTTTGCCTGTTCGCATGCTCCTTTTGCCCAATTTGGCACAgccaaaaactttattttcctTGGCCGCAATTAGGCTGCGGGTGAAGTAGGAAAAAGGAGGctgaaaaacaatatttgaagTGTGGTGCTGGGCTCCACCCCCAAGAACATTTCTCCAAATGTCACAGACAGCCTGAAAAAAAGGACgaagaaaaaagaaagtaaCTGTGACACCCAATGGACTTGTAGCTACCTCATTCGACCTTCCTACACCACCccctcccaaaaaaaagaCGACTCCCCAGAGGGAAGTTCTTCTTCTTCAATTTCTCACACAAactgtatataatatttattatgttgGCATAATAAATTGCAACATGAGGCAGATTCATTTTCGCACTTGCGgacatttttcatttcgttgCCCGCCGGGCAGCATCTGCTTGGACTTTGGCGGTGCGACCGGAAAGGGGGCGGTGAGTGggtggttgtttttttttgtggattcGTGGGTGGTGCTTTCGGGCGGTGGTTGTGTGCGAAAGAAGCCATGGCGCCACATCCATGGCCTCGTTGCGGTGTTGCAACTGATGAGCAAAAAGTACTTGTTGCCATATTCTAGTTCGGTTCAGAGGCACTAAAAGTTCAAGTATCCCTCGAACAGAAATGACCATTGAAGATGcgtattattttgtattcatttattattaaaaactgaaCCTTAAACTTTTCTAAACCAATTGAAATACCACATTTTTCATGCTAGGTTTATATACATTCCTAGAgaataattgtaaaattattataggtaaaacccaaaatatttgttattttaaaaaaccacaTCTATGATATTTGGAAACCTGTAGCTAATCGTATAGTTATGTTCGTAATTCAGTATGtgaataaaatttcatttaaattcttAAGCCGACTTTTACCATTAGTATAGATGCCAAAAATAATGAAACCGAGACTTAATAAATCTTGTCTATTATCACACATATGTAAAGGCTGAGTCAAAGGTAATGTGTATCCACATATAACCAAACTGGTTCCCTTCTTGGCTGCACTGATTCACATGGTCTTCCTTCGCCTTCTGCCTTGGCATGTGCACATTTTAAAagggaaatttaataaaccttGTCCTATTTCATGCTCATTAGTGTCATGATAAATTGTAGAGCCACGTTACCAGAGCGAAAGGAGGAGACTCCGGTCCGTGGTCATTTCTCAGGTGAGAACGCTGAATGGAATGGCATGGCATCGCGAAGCCCATGTAAATGTGGTTCGGGGCAGAGCAGTTCAAAGGCCACTGGTGCTTAACTGTTGCACATTGCACACACCCAACACACAAATGGCcataaattagaaaagttCGCCTCTGATGCGGACAAGTTGCCTTTGATTTGCcagttttgtttgcttgtttgtcGTTTTATAGCCGTTTAATGTGCTGACATGTCGGCAATTACATGAGAAAGATTGTCTACGATTGGAGGGCGGGAAATGTAAATGGAGTTGGGTGGGTGTACGAGTTCATAGAGCTCACATAAATTCAAGCAATAATCTCATTGTTTTCGCATGCGCTTCATTGCGCGGTTTTTATCACGCATCGTTCAAGGCGAGAAATCGAGACACTTTTCGCCAtctgtttgcctttttttgttgtcaacAAAGTTTTGCAGACACAATATGTCTGCGGCAGTCGGTTGtctatatatacaaatatatatatttctgcaCGTCCGTCTAACTGAATGCTGTCTGTCCCTCCAGTTGCTTCCATCTGCCAACTGATGTAGCTACTTTTATGGTTGATGTTattactttttgttgttgcctccTATTTCCTCCAATATTACCCTGCAGGATCCCCTCTGGCTGATTCTGCGTCATGCAACAGCATAAAAAGTTGAAGGTTTCCCAGAATACGcatcaaatattatataccCTGGAAATGTTAAACATTGCAAAGCAGTCAAatgatgttttcaaaattaaaagacataatacatttaaaatatagtttaggCAGCATCGAAATTCccgaaaaaatgtaataaatttacTGAGCAAAactcttaaatttttgttgtcaaCTGTGTacgatttgtatttttgttttcacagTGCTTTTGCTTCGTCAAAATCAAGAAATCGGTCacaattttgtatgttttataTGTTCAGGGTaagaaattaaacaattattgataaCATAAAATCGATTATAGATTTTCACTATGAAAATCTTGACTCTTAAAAATGCCTAAAggatataaattatatgagtTAAACAGTATCtgttaatatagttttttgaAAAGCTTTATGAAACTGAGAACAAACTGAAATgctctttaaaatataaattccaaaaacgaaaacatttaatattaccTTCTTCTGAAACAGAGATTACCTTCTTTTCAGGGTATCTAACATAACTAACTTCAGCTGCGGGTTATTGTTTTTTCTGCTGGCTGCAGCATTGCTTTTTGCCTTTGTGGCTGCATCTGCACTTCAGACGTCGCCATGCTCGTGGTTTGGCGACGACATTTAAAGCGCCATGAATATGCAAAACTTTTACACTTGCTTTTTATGCGCAAATGTATAAATTGAGGGAAAAACGAAGAGGCGAGGAAAACAAACGCCGCTGGCTGCAAGgatatttttttgtgctcTCTGGGCTCAGCACTATTAGTCGCCAGCattggcaactggcaacttgTGCCGCCAGGAGGATGCCAGAATCCCAGGATACTGGGATGCTGGGATGTTGAAATGCCCACCCCCTCCATCGCGTAATAATTCTTCAATAATAACGGAGAAGAGATGGCGGAGGCCAAAGCGTTTGTCGGTTAGGCGGGAAATGGGATCCGGCAGATCCGGCAGTTCCGGGGTCTCCACTGCTTCTGCTGCAGCCAACTCCATTGCGGGCTATAAAATAAACACTCACTCACTGCTGCCACTGCTCCTTGTCGCGTTATCCTTTTTCCTGCAGCTTCTCATTGGGCACTgagaaaaaactaaattacaaTTGATTGAATGTTAAAAGAATTGCAGTCAAAACAtgagaatttatttttgattgatCACTTGACTGCTGataactttaataataaatgggTTATGTCAAGTATAAGTAAAAGTGTATTgcctattaaaaatatatattttctgatAAATATATCGAAGACGccatttgtattaaataattgtaccAATGACAACTCTTTGCCATTTAACTATTAGTTAAATCACACTAATAAATACTTTTCTAGTTCACATAGTcaactttaattataaaagctAAAGAAATTGTTAATAAACTTATACGAATAtgcaatcaaaacaatttaatttaaataatccaAATCGAAACTccaagaatttaatttttttttagtgtttagCTTCTTCTTGGCGTTTTTTGTCACTAGCTGCGGTTTAAGTTTTCGTGCTTCTTTCGCAggttttccccctttttttttgcaaatgcGGCTTGgtgaaatttgtttgcatttgcaatgcagaattaaattattgctTCCTCTGCACCCATCCCTGTCTAACTTTCtgtctgctgctgttgcggtTTTTccctgatgttgctgctgttgagcTGCGTGTTGTTGTTTTGCGCACCGCAGCAACATTATCGCCGGGTTTTGGCTTGTTATTTGAACGCCGCTCAGAGACATGAAACTTTGTTGCCACCAAGCACTGCGGTGTGCGGGCCATATTGATTGGAAGGCGTTTAAAGTCGCCAAGAGCTGGCCAAGAAAGTGTGGGTCCCCGAACGCGGTTCAAGATGTTGCCGTAAGATGTTTTTGATAGCAATCTCATCTATTAAACGCTTTTGAAAGTAATTTGCGGCGCGCAAGAATAAGACCGATAAAAACCTTGAGAACAATCAAGATGGGGAGTTTACACTGTTATAgaaccaaataaaattatcttttCAGCCAGCCATAACAACATAGTTttattgcaataaataaatcaaaaattaatattaaaggctttttttatacaaaatattataattctattatttttattttaatacatacaaTAATAACCACTATTAAAATAAGTACATACAACAATCTTACCTTACAGGTGATTTTTCAGGCCGGTCATCTCAAACCAAAACATTTAGCTGCTGACTAAAAACTATACTTTCGTAGGAAAATAAACCAGGAgttttgtatgttttgttttatttgtgcaCCATTTTTTGGCACATCCTGAACCTGTCGTTGTCCTGTCGCTTATTTGCCGCTTTGCATTCATTCCAAATATTTACCGCCACATTTTCACAAACAATTTTCGCATGCATACTTTTGCAGAGTCAAAAAAGCAGTCGACTCCAGCAGAAAGCCAAATCCGGCAGTAACTATCTTGAGTCAGGATTCAAGAATAACCAAGGATGCGATAGCTACCGCACACTCACAACAGGACACCCGCTCGCAGCTCCCAAGGTTCCTTAATGCGTTTGTCTAAATTATGCGCGACTGTTGGAAGGCAACGAAAAAATGGAGGGAATAAGTAGGACGAAgattttataccctttcaaAACTTTATCTAGTGACTGAGCAAAATAGTTTTTTGGTAACTGTCGGGACAAAAAGGATTCAAAGGACTCttaagttgtttttaaattgtttcacAAACAACAGAAATATACAAAAGATGTCCAATTTATTATCTTCGAAACGCCAATGCTTCAAGGTAAAGTTTTGTAGTTTAAAAACGTATTATTTATGGTTTAGAAAATGTTCCAAAATAGGTATTGATCAGGAATATACtttctttgaaaaaatatGGTAATTCCCAAAGAATAAAAGAGACTAAGGTAAGATCTCCGAATCAAAAACATATTATACCCGTGGAaagggtatataaaatataaaaaagagaaaataaacTCAAGGAAGGAAAAGTGGCGACGAGGTAACAGCTCGGATCCTGGTCTGGCTGGCGAAGTTTGCCAGCTTGCAGCCCATAGTCGTGCCATGGATGAGTTGGCCCGGGCATGAACTGTGACCCCGGACAGGGAGCAGAAGTCAAAGCGTGCGGGggttaaatatgttttttgttatttatgcaaattcgTTTCTGTGTTGCCAGCGACCTGGGCTTTGTTGTAAGTCATAATGGTCTAAACGCGGCGAATGAGAACGGGGTCCTCCAAAGGGGTTTTCCAGGC
Protein-coding regions in this window:
- the LOC128257379 gene encoding uncharacterized protein LOC128257379, encoding MKWTTGLLLVVGLLTLPSRGLSSRNLTEFMGHRQKRWLIYQNSGSMKFSIGPSLPIPLEDKVTFRSCVLSFTLQGGSYSLPTSPIWPWDKWEGTFARSLTQMRRNIERQTANGGVRYADDARLLVYTALEEYIGRRNNNLSMGRQCLLRSICENAQIHHHIGVFSEIMDIILSPGKADLDNSYHEAFAAGRAGANCLGLYKSCPRGLNFLDGLLIVEDD
- the LOC128257394 gene encoding uncharacterized protein LOC128257394 — encoded protein: MLIGWVNICIRSQRSSDWYRHKWASFLKSLVPLPDAFTMQLLAWIYLLSWFLPWVKSAYDVVEPTVGQNITEYLHARQKRHQLIYRNGGTIRLVVGAVMSTQLEDPVVWRSMVYYYVLHFGAFTLPSAPLYPWDKWETIYARSLQEKIRSLDESHEDDTRTFAYAALENYMDQVSGSVGRGRQCLLRGICENAQVHHHHGIMAELLNVLLTPGKTRLNLAYTEALSAGKAGINCFSHFPDCPRGESILDAYSVDLDY